The Salicibibacter halophilus DNA window TTCGCAAGATCTTCTATTGAACTAACAATAGATGATGGAAAAGGGGTTGAACGTCTTTCCTTCATATTTACACACAAAAGCATCTGTTCACTGGTTGCCAACCGTTCGCCTGCATCGTTCTTCATCACGAAAAATACATGCAATAGCTTTTTATCATAGTCTAAGAGTTGTACCGTTACTTTTATCTCTTGTCCGGCATACGCCTCTTTCAAATAACGCAAATGTGTCTCCAATGTATATATAGTATAGTGATGCTTTTCACGAAAATCGTGATCGAT harbors:
- a CDS encoding thioesterase family protein, which encodes MSYVDKPLLESTVQSDWIDFNGHMYDAAYANVFSLAVERLMITIGIDHDFREKHHYTIYTLETHLRYLKEAYAGQEIKVTVQLLDYDKKLLHVFFVMKNDAGERLATSEQMLLCVNMKERRSTPFPSSIVSSIEDLAKAHEGHAIPSETGQKIGIRRH